A window from Drosophila subobscura isolate 14011-0131.10 chromosome O, UCBerk_Dsub_1.0, whole genome shotgun sequence encodes these proteins:
- the LOC117896249 gene encoding titin-like isoform X3 encodes MRFSLSPPPQKAICSSAASLTSPTTTSSSSSTTLSTTSNKNRSTTNQHNMLTRNGAAGGGGGAGSTAAAVTDEDAASDYNQWLHAMKLVARLPGGTPPEFRRKLWLSLADKYLKSKNVDWAKQREKCFCEEWREDDEELGIQIVKDLHRTGSNLCTGPAGSINQAKLKRILLGYARYNPEVGYCQGFNMLGALILQVMDKEEEESMKVMIYLVEGVLPTGYFYGSMGGLQADMGVFRELMQTRLPRLAKHLQRLQGPVENAFEPPLTNVFTMQWFLTMFCTCLPMSCVLRVWDLVLIEGSDVLLRTALVLWSLLEERVLSVRSADEFYGKMGSYSSELLNGHLIDSNGLIERVVKLGPIADLRQLRDKHLYNIAPLRHKQGMQLYYDDEETHSDEERIAVATVWGLNWGRRGSVGPAAGRQPTEQKDRMALDISLLKKQYDRLRERQKQAHVILTTACSTAARQGAAPNTALPSVTVNQLLLGRPAIITNKGKRVSAPLGAIPPARKPSLPAVLHTKPSAEKTLRRGETLLWRDTDDTRRRRDSLTWKEIKADRAMMREGSVKTLKAPKLRSRLGKSDSSSYSEDSDGEQEDERPGGGGSSTDTSLCDDDDPKSTEKSPKQKARLARKLKEKTQLSTGSREASLERQRPKSWAPSSHEIPFMLMGTESGDEKESAAKEEAAVAAESASKLEPLHLLVDLEIPGITSTSQLSPMPDMASYLGTSCISPLPTPRPVSIDPLAAEAAAGEEQADESTARVFDVSDDGVTNQYFERVNSAERPNRLELSYSLNEEETDARAVYMEQRAQVEGQSGGQESKAMPSPQLREEPVDDTDDKVPQIRDDNIPGENKDDYKEVLSMTIESHKPPPPTAASLSNASRKRNDPRRKTLTRSSTIDIEERFQALEHRFSQEQSCDKPKYIPSTAALEERFETLEKQLSAEKQRKELEEDPFPGVAEKSERIPTTADLESRFNALTKQMSSSESSSKAPIDLGDAEQSSSGSGAKEQKDSEKTSKLHKSEDAQSEAKETATTPKSESSKGTEKDKSKEEKEAEQPRLRKLPSTAELEDRFNALERKMSVQKSSPAKTKKEPPDEEPDKEEPKTRKETEEEKPKESPALKGAEESDKQSETVKAKDKTPTKTPEEKETSQKVEAPAGKDKPDKTVESEEELKKKPEPEKVENSPTTQKETQEESVKTPRKSPPSTEELEKRFNALEKRRSTTNLETSKEAEPAKSTAKDQKSTEAQTRKEAETPPKEVKAMKTFDEKLKEVNTLLTNDPMKSEEEVRAEEKRKGFEERCKSASKTLEAKEVDAEPPTKNIKESSDPKVESIPAKKTEETAQKDLGKRRASEPPSTEDLEKRYDTLTRRMSSRNHLSTQSETVNQALERIEQEVISESGEERAGEKKQPPSTADLESRFEALHGKESKETKAKPKSPPKLVDVAIEAHIPEPPPPPPLPPAELRILAAPTLHQQQALIEELQSKMQGQTPGEENLKPSQINPKRKQQQQQQQQQRQRQLQMQQRPTTMGDETSEAPANTAYYRSGNYEPWQQRTVRRFSDLPSRADLENRLQFLEKQLYKKFYKQRCASDSEVASKSNVRECSADGPSTSRQALAEGQLEQRVLALEKQLSENSLKLLEAMREKSAAAVAAVVPVVAPRSDDSGSPRRLSTDTTDATTGKELVRYTQNFGELEELDSHKPINISINIKMMVNKDTERKRSESKPTTEDLARRLEQLEAQLVEERAKNGTVIPENETLEAPQMEDEASKKQEKDCHNQNVRSDETVRLEDAPPETIEPETVKETKTLENEEIALARAKEVEVDKTVKEEVVEPKVEVQEDNPKPEDVIKPEVAEETCTKDIKTLPAEKEKPKVEAKQCCSDEETISKESSKQQPEKTPTSNDFSKEVPEKVAIDDNDKGLPVDGNNKTVVLLMDNEPKTSRLRRLTRANTEELEDLFQALEKQLSERNLVKSEDGRLVRAESKPSTEQVEQAQAITDLTKEIQDFASADPEEKLEKEPKADKLEAELDAEVEEPNDYDWGPNPVKHHLKRKTVYLPSTKELVARFRSLERQIKLLEDVEKIDVEQRLKEIERRIKLQYSLSHEKDLNKYLELCEGKGLDELEVEETPSKEEPPAPPANQRSRSPARKVATKSPYTSPSRKTATKSPYTSPSRKASSKSPYASPYTSPYTSPSRQRQKTSPHSSPTRVASEKKMKRSPYTSPVRRQAHPNDLPISDDLEYKYRVLDLVRSKSKENLARRMNDPNRKPAIHPLEMLLDPSPDGSEIPTTGELEHRIRLLDEKLRSPVRPSRHKSRSRSPTIEDMKRKKMLEEQQPRTPVHNLERLVSSPGRPEPPTAEELDVRMRALEEEHSFDFKTQKDYKAFNQKLKDVISPSVSFEEFKAAKSREQSPRRGGATTPKSALRRDDPDDYSTHTHTSTHYRPTSPKVIRFRDEDEDYFEEAPRPKSRQSSERMVGTTNEVLACFSENIKILQRILKKTLADQPSSIRSYSSSSTEALDALGSRLMRETSPITRTGTHTGVPLRTTGENINDRLSSIKNTIKSIDTLCEEKPYQKEKCQRYIDSLFSDSLYFAAKKSSAEDLAHSRSESRGRTMQRSSDYTPSIRITSEHRSLGSAESRRSLSPLGRDVSPLHHRSHRDLSRDLSPRRRREQEEREERESSRVRRDNMLPNYFADNRSELSSGSSLTKFHKVDRQLEETCAKYADDRRSACRTPLSSPYETRSTATRQTTNYNYNYNATTTTTTTTTTGTGTGSTATVTDSSFPRPVSPYRQPYDPYRRPNAPAPAYQPAKLDIRHTTVTSTFYDRFLTEKQIEKQTLSRPPSRSPVVSPSITAKSYSDLYQSVSTTSSTSTPITTTTTGVTSFMSSSYAGPSSFSLPGGSNYSYLSTHTAAAGKSLSPGGSSSSDLRLRSTDNLLASTTTSASASTTTSISFVPYCFASSLGSRLSEPITSTSASQTTTSSLTYSTGVYNPMMSFTLREPLTSSSLGGTGTSSLLGQYQFKSSFSSGYTPKTPTEQDKP; translated from the exons ATGCGTTTTAGCCTCTCACCACCGCCACAGAAAGCCATTTGCAGCAGCGCTGCCAGCCTAAcctcccccaccaccaccagcagcagcagcagcaccaccctaagcaccaccagcaacaaaaatagaagCACCACCAACCAGCACAACATGCTGACACgcaatggagcagcaggaggaggaggaggagctggctccactgctgctgctgtcaccgATGAGGATGCTGCGTCGGATTACAATCAATGGCTGCATGCCATGAAGCTGGTCGCCCGTCTGCCCGGTGGCACCCCACCCGAATTCCGGCGCAAG CTGTGGCTCTCGCTGGCGGACAAGTACCTCAAGTCGAAGAACGTGGACTGGGCCAAGCAGCGGGAAAAGTGCTTCTGCGAGGAGTGGCGCGAGGATGACGAGGAGCTGGGCATACAAATCGTTAAG GACCTGCATCGCACTGGCTCCAATTTGTGCACTGGCCCCGCGGGATCCATCAACCAGGCCAAGCTGAAGCGCATTCTGCTCGGCTATGCCCGCTACAATCCGGAGGTTGGCTACTGCCAG GGTTTCAACATGCTGGGCGCTCTGATACTGCAGGTCATggacaaggaggaggaggagtccaTGAAGGTCATGATCTATCTGGTTGAGGGTGTGCTGCCGACGGGCTACTTCTACGGCTCGATGGGCGGCCTCCAGGCGGACATGGGCGTGTTCCGTGAGCTGATGCAAACGCGTCTGCCGCGCCTCGCCAAGCACCTGCAGCGCCTGCAGGGACCCGTGGAGAATGCCTTTGAGCCGCCCTTGACCAATGTCTTCACCATGCAGTGGTTCCTCACCATGTTCTGCACCTGCCTGCCCATGTCCTGTGTGCTGCGCGTCTGGGATCTGGTGCTCATCGAGGGCAGCGATGTTCTACTCCGCACCGCACTCGTTCTCTGGAGCCTCCTCGAAGA ACGCGTGCTCAGTGTCCGTTCAGCCGATGAGTTCTATGGCAAAATGGGTTCCTATTCGAGTGAGCTGCTTAACGGCCATTTGATCGATTCGAATGGACTGATCGAAAGAGTCGTCAAGCTAGGACCCATTGCAGATCTCAGGCAGTTGAGGGACAAGCATCTGTACAACATTGCCCCACTCCGACACAAGCAGGGAATGCA ACTGTACTACGATGACGAGGAGACGCATTCGGATGAGGAGCGCATTGCGGTGGCCACCGTCTGGGGCCTGAACTGGGGCCGTCGCGGCTCCGTGGGACCGGCAGCGGGCAGGCAGCCAACGGAGCAGAAGGATCGCATGGCCCTGGACATTTCGTTGCTGAAGAAGCAGTACGACCGATTGAGGGAGCGCCAGAAGCAGGCACACGTCATCCTCACCACCGCCTGCTCCACGGCAGCGCGTCAGGGAGCGGCACCCAacactgccctgccctcgGTGACGGTTAATCAGCTGCTCCTCGGCCGCCCGGCCATCATCACCAACAAGGGCAAGAGGGTGAGTGCTCCGCTGGGAGCCATACCACCTGCCAGGAAGCCCTCCCTCCCGGCTGTGCTGCACACCAAACCCTCCGCGGAGAAGACGCTGCGACGCGGGGAGACGCTGCTGTGGCGGGACACGGATGACACTCGCAGACGCCGCGACAGCCTCACCTGGAAAGAGATCAAAGCGGATCGAGCCATGATGCGTGAGGGCAGCGTAAAGACGCTGAAGGCGCCGAAGCTCCGCTCGCGATTGGGCAAGAGCGACAGCTCCTCGTACAGCGAGGACAGCGATGGCGAGCAGGAGGACGAACGCCCCGGCGGCGGCGGATCCAGCACGGACACCAGTCTCTGCGACGACGATGATCCCAAGTCGACGGAGAAAAGTCCCAAGCAAAAGGCGAGGCTGGCGCGCAAGCTGAAGGAGAAGACGCAGCTGTCGACGGGGTCACGGGAGGCAAGCTTGGAGCGCCAGAGACCCAAGTCCTGGGCACCCAGCTCCCATGAAATACCCTTCATGCTGATGGGCACCGAGAGTGGGGATGAGAAGGAGTCGGCAGCCAAAGAGGAGGCGGCAGTTGCAGCGGAAAGTGCCAGCAAGCTGGAGCCACTGCATCTGCTGGTGGACTTGGAGATTCCTGGCATCACCAGCACCAGTCAGCTGTCGCCGATGCCGGACATGGCCAGCTATCTGGGCACGAGCTGCATCAGTCCGCTTCCAACGCCCCGGCCGGTGTCCATCGATCCCTTGGCCgctgaggcagcagctggagaggAGCAGGCCGATGAATCCACTGCCCGCGTGTTCGATGTCAGTGACGATGGCGTTACCAATCAGTATTTCGAGCGGGTCAACAGTGCAGAGCGTCCGAACCGCCTCGAGCTGTCCTACTCCCTCAACGAAGAGGAAACGGACGCCCGAGCGGTGTACATGGAGCAGCGGGCGCAGGTGGAGGGACAGAGCGGTGGGCAGGAGTCGAAGGCAATGCCCTCGCCTCAGCTGAGGGAGGAGCCTGTGGATGATACGGATGACAAAGTGCCACAGATACGCGATGACAACATTCCCGGCGAAAACAAAGACGACTACAAGGAGGTGTTGAGCATGACGATAGAGTCCCACAAGCCGCCGCCTCCGACAGCCGCCAGTCTGAGCAATGCCAGCCGAAAGCGTAACGATCCGCGGCGCAAGACGCTGACCAGATCCTCAACGATTGATATTGAAGAGCGTTTCCAGGCGCTGGAGCATCGCTTCAGCCAGGAACAGTCCTGTGATAAGCCCAAGTATATTCCCAGCACGGCCGCTTTAGAGGAGCGATTCGAGACCCTGGAGAAGCAGCTGAGTGCCGAGAAGCAGcgcaaggagctggaggaagATCCATTTCCTGGAGTGGCTGAGAAATCCGAGCGAATTCCAACAACGGCCGATCTCGAGAGCCGTTTCAATGCCTTAACCAAGCAAATGAGTTCCAGTGAATCAAGTTCCAAGGCACCCATCGACCTGGGCGACGCAGAGCAGTCCAGCAGTGGAAGTGGCGCGAAGGAGCAAAAGGACAGCGAAAAGACCAGCAAACTCCACAAATCAGAGGACGCCCAATCAGAGGCAAAGGAAACTGCAACAACACCCAAAAGTGAAAGCAGCAAAGGAACGGAAAAGGATAAGAGTAAGGAGGAGAAGGAAGCAGAACAGCCACGCCTTAGGAAACTGCCCTCGACAGCCGAGCTGGAGGATCGTTTCAATGCCCTGGAGCGGAAGATGAGCGTCCAGAAGAGTAGCCCAGCCAAGACCAAAAAGGAGCCGCCCGATGAAGAGCCAGACAAGGAGGAACCAAAGACCCGAAAAGAAACAGAGGAGGAGAAACCCAAAGAAAGTCCGGCCTTAAAGGGTGCCGAAGAAAGCGACAAGCAAAGTGAAACTGTTAAGGCTAAGGACAAAACACCCACGAAGACGCccgaagaaaaagaaacgtCTCAGAAAGTGGAAGCCCCTGCCGGAAAGGACAAGCCCGACAAGACAGTGGAATCAGAGGAGGAGCTGAAAAAGAAACCGGAACCCGAAAAGGTAGAAAACTCACCCACAACGCAGAAGGAAACTCAAGAAGAATCCGTAAAGACTCCACGCAAGTCGCCACCATCCACAGAGGAGTTGGAGAAGCGTTTCAATGCACTGGAGAAGCGACGGAGCACAACCAACCTGGAGACGTCCAAAGAAGCTGAGCCAGCAAAATCCACAGCCAAAGATCAAAAGTCGACAGAAGCGCAGACTCGAAAGGAAGCTGAGACTCCGCCAAAGGAAGTCAAGGCGATGAAAACCTTCGATGAAAAGCTAAAAGAAGTGAACACTTTGCTGACAAACGATCCAATGAAATCCGAAGAGGAAGTTCGAGCTGAGGAGAAGCGCAAGGGTTTCGAGGAGAGATGCAAGAGTGCCAGCAAGACATTGGAAGCCAAGGAAGTGGATGCAGAACCTCCAACAAAGAACATTAAGGAATCTTCTGACCCTAAAGTAGAAAGTATTCCAGCAAAGAAAACTGAGGAAACCGCACAGAAAGATCTCGGCAAGCGACGTGCTTCGGAGCCGCCTTCTACAGAGGATCTGGAGAAGCGCTATGACACTCTGACACGTCGCATGAGCAGCAGGAATCATTTGTCCACTCAAAGCGAGACGGTGAACCAGGCACTCGAGCGGATCGAACAGGAAGTCATCTCAGAGAGCGGAGAGGAACGAGCGGGGGAGAAGAAACAGCCGCCGTCCACAGCGGATTTGGAGAGCCGCTTTGAGGCGCTGCATGGCAAGGAGAGCAAGGAGACCAAGGCCAAGCCCAAGTCCCCGCCCAAGCTGGTGGATGTAGCCATTGAGGCGCATATACCTGAGccgccaccacctccaccactGCCACCGGCGGAGCTCAGGATACTGGCGGCGCCCACActacaccagcagcaggcactcaTCGAAGAGCTGCAGAGCAAAATGCAGGGACAAACACCGGGAGAGGAGAACCTCAAGCCCAGCCAGATCAATCCAAAgaggaagcaacagcagcagcagcagcagcagcagcgacaacggcagctgcaaatgcaacagcgACCCACAACGATGGGCGATGAGACCTCGGAAGCACCTGCAAACACGGCTTACTACAGATCGGGAAATTATGAACCCTGGCAGCAGCGAACGGTTCGTCGTTTCTCCGATTTGCCCTCAAGGGCCGATCTGGAAAACCGACTACAATTCCTGGAGAAGCAATTGTACAAGAAATTCTACAAGCAGCGCTGTGCAAGTGATTCCGAAGTTGCATCGAAGTCGAATGTCCGCGAGTGCAGTGCTGATGGGCCCAGCACATCGCGCCAGGCACTGGCCGAAGGCCAGCTGGAGCAGCGTGTCCTGGCGCTGGAGAAGCAGCTGAGCGAGAACAGTCTCAAGTTGCTGGAAGCCATGCGCGAGAAGTCagcggcggctgtggcagctgtggtGCCTGTTGTGGCGCCCCGCAGCGATGACAGCGGCTCGCCGCGTCGGCTGAGCACGGACACAACCGATGCCACCACCGGCAAGGAGCTGGTGCGCTACACGCAGAACTTTGGCGAGCTGGAGGAACTGGACTCCCACAAGcccatcaacatcagcatcaacatcaaaaTGATGGTCAACAAGGACACGGAACGGAAGAGGAGCGAGTCCAAGCCCACCACAGAGGATCTAGCACGACGCCTCGAGCAGTTGGAGGCGCAGTTGGTGGAGGAGAGAGCCAAGAACGGCACCGTCATACCAGAGAATGAAACTCTAGAGGCACCACAGATGGAAGATGAAGCCTCCAAAAAGCAGGAGAAGGACTGCCACAACCAGAATGTCAGAAGCGATGAGACGGTTAGATTGGAGGACGCTCCGCCAGAGACCATTGAGCCGGAGACGGTGAAGGAGACCAAGACCCTGGAAAATGAGGAGATAGCCCTGGCCCGTGCCAAAGAGGTAGAAGTCGATAAAACAGTCAAAGAGGAAGTGGTTGAGCCGAAAGTTGAGGTGCAAGAAGATAATCCCAAGCCGGAAGATGTCATCAAACCCGAAGTTGCTGAAGAAACCTGCACCAAAGATATCAAAACCCTTCCAGCTgagaaagagaaaccaaaagTCGAAGCAAAACAATGCTGCTCAGATGAGGAAACCATCTCGAAAGAGTCCtccaaacagcagccagaaaagACCCCAACTAGCAACGATTTCTCCAAGGAAGTGCCAGAGAAGGTGGCAATCGATGACAACGATAAGGGATTACCTGTGGATGGGAACAACAAGACGGTGGTGCTGCTCATGGACAATGAGCCAAAAACCTCAAGACTCAGACGCCTGACCAGAGCCAACACCGAAGAGCTTGAAGATCTGTTTCAGGCATTGGAAAAGCAGCTCAGCGAACGGAACCTAGTCAAGTCCGAGGATGGTCGCTTGGTACGAGCTGAGAGCAAGCCCTCCACCGAGCAAGTGGAGCAGGCGCAGGCCATTACCGATCTGACCAAAGAGATTCAGGATTTCGCCAGTGCAGACCCCGAAGAAAAGCTggaaaaagagccaaaagcagacaAGTTAGAGGCAGAGCTAGATGCGGAGGTGGAAGAGCCAAACGACTATGACTGGGGACCCAACCCGGTCAAGCATCACCTGAAACGGAAAACTGTCTACTTACCCTCGACGAAGGAGCTGGTGGCCCGATTTCGTTCGCTTGAACGTCAAATAAAGCTGCTCGAGGATGTGGAAAAGATCGATGTGGAGCAGCGGCTGAAGGAAATCGAGCGCAGGATCAAGCTGCAGTACTCGCTCTCCCACGAGAAGGACCTCAACAAGTATCTAGAGCTGTGCGAGGGCAAGGGCCTGGACGAGCTCGAAGTTGAGGAGACGCCATCCAAGGAGGAGCCACCCGCACCTCCAGCCAACCAACGTTCGCGCAGTCCTGCACGGAAGGTGGCCACCAAGTCGCCGTACACTTCCCCATCGCGCAAGACAGCCACCAAGTCGCCGTACACTTCTCCATCGCGCAAGGCCTCCAGCAAGTCCCCGTATGCCTCGCCCTACACATCTCCGTACACATCCCCGTCTCGTCAGCGTCAGAAGACGTCGCCGCATTCATCGCCGACGCGAGTCGCATCCGAAAAGAAGATGAAGCGAAGTCCCTACACCTCGCCAGTGCGTCGCCAGGCGCATCCCAATGATCTGCCCATCTCCGATGATCTGGAGTACAAGTATCGAGTGCTCGATCTGGTGCGTTCCAAGTCGAAGGAGAACCTGGCCAGGCGCATGAACGATCCCAATCGAAAGCCGGCCATTCATCCGCTCGAAATGCTGCTGGATCCGAGTCCCGATGGCAGCGAAATACCCACAACCGGGGAGCTGGAGCATCGCATTCGCCTGCTGGACGAGAAGCTCAGGTCGCCTGTCCGCCCCTCCCGACACAAgtctcgctcccgctcccccACCATCGAGGACATGAAGCGCAAGAAGATgctggaagagcagcagccccgCACGCCGGTGCACAACCTGGAACGTCTGGTCAGCTCTCCGGGCAGGCCGGAGCCCCCAACGGCCGAGGAGCTGGACGTGCGCATGCGGGCCCTAGAGGAGGAGCATAGCTTCGACTTCAAGACACAAAAGGACTACAAGGCCTTTAACCAAAAGCTCAAGGACGTCATATCGCCGTCGGTCTCCTTTGAGGAGTTCAAGGCGGCCAAGTCGCGCGAACAGAGTCCTCGCCGTGGGGGTGCCACCACGCCAAAGTCTGCCCTGCGCCGCGATGACCCCGATGATTACtccacgcacacgcacacaagcaCGCACTATCGACCCACCAGTCCCAAGGTGATACGGTTCcgggacgaggacgaggactaCTTTGAGGAGGCGCCGCGCCCAAAGTCACGACAGTCCAGCGAACGAATGGTGGGCACCACAAATGAGGTTTTGGCTTGTTTCTCGGAGAATATTAAAATTCTTCAACGTATTCTTAAGAAGACTCTTGCAGATCAGCCATCAAGCATccgcagctacagcagcagctccacagaGGCTCTAGATGCTCTGGGCAGTCGCCTCATGAGG GAAACATCTCCCATCACACGCACTGGAACGCACACGGGCGTGCCGCTGAGGACAACAGGTGAGAACATCAACGATCGACTCAGTTCCATCAAGAACACCATCAAGTCCATCGACACGCTGTGTGAGGAGAAGCCCTACCAGAAGGAGAAGTGCCAGCGATACATCGACTCGCTGTTCTCCGACTCGCTGTATTTTGCAGCCAAAAAGAGCTCGGCGGAGGATCTCGCCCACAGTCGCAGCGAGAGTCGGGGCCGGACCATGCAACGGTCCAGCGATTATACGCCGTCTATAAGGATAACATCGGAGCATCGTTCGCTGGGCTCGGCCGAGTCCCGGCGCTCGTTGAGCCCGCTGGGCAGGGACGTGAGTCCGCTGCATCATCGCTCGCATCGGGACCTCAGCAGGGATCTGTCGCCGCGCAGGCGGcgcgagcaggaggagcgggaggagCGCGAGAGCAGTAGGGTAAGACGTGATAATATGTTGCCAAATTATTTTGCTGATAATCGTAGCGAACTAAGTAGCGGGAGTAGTTTAACAAAGTTTCACAAAGTAGATAGACAACTAGAAGAGACGTGCGCCAAGTACGCGGACGATCGACGCTCGGCCTGCAGAACACCGTTGAGCTCACCATACGAGACCCGATCCACAGCCACACGGCAAACCaccaactacaactacaactacaacgccacaacaacaacaacaacaacaacaacgacaggcacaggcacaggcagcacaGCAACGGTTACCGATAGCAGTTTCCCCCGGCCCGTGTCACCCTACCGACAGCCCTACGATCCATACAGGCGTCCAAATGCCCCTGCTCCCGCCTACCAGCCAGCCAAGCTGGATATCCGCCACACCACGGTGACCTCGACCTTCTATGATCGCTTCCTCACGGAGAAACAAATCGAGAAACAGACCCTCTCCCGCCCGCCCAGCCGTTCCCCGGTGGTGTCGCCCTCGATCACCGCCAAGAGCTATAGCGATCTCTACCAATCGGTCTCGACCACGAGCAGCACCTCCACTCCCATaacaaccaccaccactggCGTCACCTCATTCATGTCCAGCAGCTATGCAGGCCCCTCCTCATTCTCCCTGCCCGGCGGCAGCAATTACTCATATCTCAGCACGCACACGGCCGCAGCCGGGAAATCTCTTTCGCCTGGCGGCAGCAGTTCCTCCGATCTGCGGCTGCGTAGCACCGACAACTTGCTTGCTTCAACCACAACATCCGCTTCAGCCAGCACCACGACATCGATCTCTTTTGTGCCCTACTGCTTCGCCAGCAGCTTGGGGAGTCGCTTAAGCGAACCCATTACCAGCACTAGTGCGAGTCAGACCACCACCAGCTCTCTGACCTACTCCACGGGGGTGTACAATCCCATGATGTCGTTCACTTTAAGGGAACCCTTGACCAGCAGCTCCCTGGGCGGGACGGGTACTTCCTCTCTGCTCGGTCAGTATCAGTTTAAGAGTAGCTTCAGCTCAGGCTACACCCCCAAGACACCAACTGAACAGGACAAGccatag